A single Lactuca sativa cultivar Salinas chromosome 8, Lsat_Salinas_v11, whole genome shotgun sequence DNA region contains:
- the LOC111916187 gene encoding uncharacterized protein LOC111916187, translated as MASTTAGVLLFAALIGVLAISTTARPCKTIFFITSSSSHYPTDDPFLPKPNFHILRNPNNSPRLTFFVTEIREFHRTRSLPRSASVFDRSIESSSSDDVVSSVPYYSATSTSVKASIRERTMDIMSIVGALLFGVGCGALTAATMYLIWSLFAPRRFDFGADSDEESDDEENGVRSNSNGYVAIPAVAKPVPPTADEVAAMK; from the coding sequence ATGGCGTCGACGACCGCCGGTGTTCTCCTGTTCGCGGCCCTCATCGGCGTTTTGGCAATCTCCACCACCGCAAGACCTTGCAAAACCATTTTCTTCATCACTTCGTCATCATCTCACTACCCCACCGACGATCCTTTCCTCCCAAAACCTAATTTCCATATTCTTCGAAACCCCAACAATTCCCCACGTCTCACCTTTTTCGTCACCGAAATCCGCGAATTCCATCGCACCAGATCGCTTCCTCGCTCTGCATCTGTTTTTGATCGCTCTATCGAATCATCATCATCCGATGATGTTGTCTCTTCAGTTCCGTATTATTCCGCAACGTCTACCTCTGTTAAAGCATCGATTCGTGAACGTACCATGGACATCATGAGCATCGTCGGCGCGTTACTCTTCGGCGTTGGATGTGGTGCTCTCACCGCCGCTACCATGTACTTAATCTGGTCCCTGTTCGCCCCCAGACGCTTTGATTTTGGCGCGGATTCTGATGAGGAGAGCGATGACGAAGAAAATGGCGTTAGATCTAATTCGAACGGTTACGTCGCCATCCCTGCCGTTGCTAAACCTGTGCCTCCTACTGCCGACGAAGTTGCTGCAATGAAATGA